In Desulfofundulus kuznetsovii DSM 6115, the following are encoded in one genomic region:
- a CDS encoding radical SAM protein — translation MLPAILQHGKGYHEMGPIRPPSEGKDRSLLLRVTRNCPWNRCEFCRTYKNKTYSLRSVEEIKADIDTVKALAGEIKATSWRLGFRGDIRQEVVTTFINENPALYSRAYNDPETVERRLESLANVVHWLSSGARTVFLQDANAPQIRTADLVEILHYLKVNFPTIERITSYARSKTIARKPLEDLKRLCEAGLSRLHIGLESGCDEVLACIQKGTTADEHILAGKKTKEAGIELSEYYMPGLGGKKWSKKHALESARVLNEIDPDFIRLRTLVPRLGTPLYDKIQAGEFEPLTEDEVVEEIALFVEHLDCHAYLASDQMCNLLWEVEGQLPGDKPAILQTIYDYLQKPLHERLKIQLERRLSSYLFIAGHLNRDLTAGVEAAWDAVNRGSPDAPGKVQKVLDAVKPAFI, via the coding sequence ATGTTACCTGCAATCCTGCAGCACGGTAAAGGATACCACGAAATGGGGCCCATAAGGCCCCCCAGCGAGGGCAAAGACCGTTCGCTGCTCCTTCGGGTCACCAGAAACTGTCCCTGGAACCGCTGCGAGTTTTGCCGCACCTACAAGAACAAAACCTATAGCCTGCGGAGTGTTGAAGAGATTAAAGCCGACATCGATACGGTTAAAGCGCTGGCCGGGGAAATCAAGGCTACTTCCTGGCGGCTGGGTTTCCGGGGCGACATCAGGCAGGAAGTGGTAACCACCTTCATCAACGAAAACCCCGCCCTTTACAGCAGGGCTTACAACGATCCCGAAACTGTGGAACGGCGGTTGGAAAGCCTGGCCAATGTTGTCCACTGGCTTTCCTCCGGGGCCAGGACTGTCTTTCTCCAGGACGCCAACGCACCGCAAATCAGGACGGCCGACCTGGTGGAAATCTTGCACTACTTAAAGGTAAATTTTCCCACCATTGAGCGCATAACCTCTTACGCCAGGTCAAAGACCATTGCCCGAAAGCCGCTGGAAGACCTGAAACGGTTGTGTGAGGCCGGTCTTTCCCGGTTGCATATCGGTCTTGAATCCGGGTGCGACGAGGTGCTGGCCTGTATCCAAAAGGGAACCACGGCGGACGAACATATTCTGGCCGGCAAAAAAACAAAGGAAGCCGGCATCGAGTTAAGCGAATATTACATGCCCGGCCTGGGTGGAAAGAAGTGGTCAAAAAAACATGCCCTTGAATCGGCCCGGGTTTTAAATGAAATTGACCCGGATTTCATCCGCTTAAGAACCCTCGTTCCCCGCCTGGGCACCCCCTTGTACGACAAGATACAGGCCGGGGAATTTGAACCGCTCACGGAAGATGAAGTGGTGGAAGAAATTGCCCTGTTCGTGGAGCACCTGGACTGCCATGCCTACCTGGCCAGCGACCAGATGTGCAACCTCTTATGGGAAGTAGAAGGACAGTTGCCCGGCGATAAACCGGCCATTTTACAAACCATTTATGATTACCTGCAAAAACCCCTTCATGAAAGGCTCAAGATCCAGCTGGAACGCCGCCTCTCCTCTTACCTGTTCATTGCCGGCCATTTGAACCGGGACCTGACTGCCGGTGTGGAGGCGGCGTGGGACGCCGTCAACCGGGGAAGCCCCGATGCACCAGGAAAGGTGCAAAAGGTGCTGGATGCCGTTAAGCCGGCTTTTATTTAA
- a CDS encoding bifunctional nuclease family protein, with protein sequence MIRVNVKGIAYDMSGNPIILLTDQEEERVLPIWVGLLEAHSIAVALGQVPPPRPLTHDLFKNACEAMGARISQVVITDLKDSTFYAEVHLALPEQGLVLDARPSDAVALALRAAAPVYVTDKLTEHMLFIKDLFDEETRAELEKIFELTKEYKKSLH encoded by the coding sequence GTGATCCGTGTCAATGTGAAGGGAATTGCCTATGACATGTCGGGCAATCCAATCATACTGCTAACCGATCAGGAAGAAGAAAGGGTGTTACCCATCTGGGTGGGATTGCTGGAAGCCCACTCCATTGCCGTAGCCTTAGGGCAGGTACCTCCACCCCGCCCCCTGACCCACGACCTGTTTAAAAACGCCTGTGAAGCTATGGGTGCCCGGATTTCCCAGGTGGTAATCACCGATCTCAAAGACAGCACCTTTTATGCGGAGGTTCACCTGGCACTACCCGAACAGGGTCTGGTGTTGGACGCCCGCCCCAGCGACGCCGTGGCCCTGGCTTTGCGGGCGGCGGCACCGGTATATGTAACCGACAAACTCACGGAGCATATGCTTTTTATCAAGGACCTTTTTGATGAGGAAACCCGGGCCGAACTGGAAAAGATCTTCGAGCTTACTAAAGAATATAAAAAATCACTGCATTGA
- a CDS encoding acetate--CoA ligase family protein — protein sequence MESLFPFFHPRSVALIGVSTKTGLQAFNILEQVLAGGYRGRIYPVNPKGGTLLGLPVYRTVSEIPEIPDLAVISTPRTAVPDVVRECTARGIKAIIIISQGFADADAWGKEMQKQLLETIRDTGTRIVGPNTIGVVNLYENLNTSFIGFLRQKAGTAMICQSGIFLLGAADFTGGIGLGVDIGNAADVGFTESLAYLGQQPQVKVINLHMEGIQDGRQFMKVARRVSRVKPVLCLKTGCSEAGARAASSHSGSLAGEDHVFSAAFKQCGIIRVRDVEEMRYLNKTFLTYSSMPGRRVAVVTISGGAGIMAVDACSACGLEVARFSEKTRQKLAAVFPGWMEVNNPADIWPAGMARGYLDILELALDTILDDPGVDAVLVISPAYLDPEEDPRLDISPTINRMASRYPEKPLALWIFGGYRPELAARMEKENRVVVYPSPERAMASLAALYRYLHEIKNRTPLSPPVFSGIQEERIEAILETARREGLKTINETALEILQAGGIPVLPSRVAQNAGDAVKIAESLGYPVVMKIASPQISHKSDVGGVRVNLNDARAVEKAYNEMVETVSARAPHATIKGVLIQPYRPGGVEVLLGCKRDPSFGPVLVFGLGGIYTELFRDVSFAVAPINREEALDMIRETRSYRLLQGYRGQPPADIEALVECLLRLSQLVTRRPEIMEMDINPLLVGPQGAVAVDARITIG from the coding sequence ATGGAAAGCCTTTTTCCCTTCTTTCACCCCCGATCCGTAGCACTCATTGGTGTTTCTACCAAAACGGGCCTGCAAGCCTTTAACATACTGGAGCAGGTGCTCGCCGGCGGCTACCGGGGGCGCATTTACCCCGTCAACCCTAAAGGAGGAACCCTGTTAGGCCTGCCGGTTTACCGCACGGTCAGTGAAATCCCCGAGATACCCGACCTGGCCGTAATCTCCACCCCCCGCACGGCCGTACCGGATGTGGTACGGGAATGCACGGCCAGAGGCATTAAAGCCATAATTATAATTTCCCAGGGTTTTGCCGATGCCGATGCCTGGGGAAAAGAAATGCAAAAGCAATTGCTGGAGACCATCCGGGATACCGGAACCCGCATTGTGGGACCAAACACTATCGGTGTCGTTAACCTTTATGAAAACCTGAATACTTCTTTCATTGGCTTCCTGCGGCAAAAGGCCGGTACGGCCATGATCTGCCAGTCGGGCATCTTTTTGCTGGGTGCGGCTGACTTTACCGGCGGCATTGGTCTGGGAGTGGACATCGGCAACGCGGCCGATGTGGGTTTTACCGAAAGCCTGGCCTACCTGGGACAACAACCCCAGGTGAAGGTGATCAACCTGCACATGGAAGGGATTCAGGACGGACGGCAGTTCATGAAAGTGGCCCGCCGGGTAAGCAGGGTAAAACCGGTGCTTTGTCTGAAAACCGGCTGCAGTGAAGCGGGGGCTCGGGCCGCCAGCTCCCACAGCGGTTCCCTGGCCGGCGAGGATCACGTCTTTAGCGCAGCTTTTAAACAATGCGGGATTATCAGAGTGCGGGACGTAGAGGAAATGCGCTACTTGAACAAAACCTTCCTCACTTACTCCTCCATGCCCGGGCGGCGGGTAGCCGTGGTGACCATCAGCGGCGGGGCGGGCATCATGGCCGTGGATGCCTGCAGTGCCTGCGGCCTGGAAGTAGCCCGCTTCAGCGAAAAGACCCGGCAAAAACTGGCCGCCGTTTTCCCCGGCTGGATGGAGGTAAATAACCCGGCGGACATCTGGCCGGCGGGTATGGCCAGGGGATACCTGGACATCCTGGAACTGGCCCTGGATACAATACTGGACGATCCGGGCGTGGATGCGGTTCTGGTGATTAGTCCGGCTTATCTGGATCCCGAAGAAGACCCGCGCCTGGACATTTCCCCCACGATTAACCGGATGGCTTCCCGGTACCCGGAAAAACCCCTGGCCCTGTGGATTTTTGGCGGTTACCGCCCGGAACTGGCAGCCAGGATGGAAAAAGAAAACCGGGTGGTGGTCTATCCATCCCCGGAACGGGCCATGGCCTCTTTAGCGGCTTTATACCGTTACCTGCACGAAATTAAAAACCGCACCCCTTTATCCCCACCGGTCTTTTCCGGCATCCAGGAGGAGCGCATCGAGGCCATCCTTGAAACAGCCAGGCGGGAAGGGCTTAAAACCATAAATGAAACCGCCCTGGAAATTCTCCAGGCCGGCGGCATTCCGGTGCTTCCCTCCCGGGTGGCGCAAAACGCCGGGGATGCCGTGAAAATAGCGGAATCCCTGGGCTACCCGGTGGTAATGAAAATTGCCAGCCCGCAGATCTCCCATAAATCGGACGTGGGCGGAGTGAGGGTTAATTTGAACGATGCCCGGGCGGTGGAAAAAGCCTATAACGAAATGGTGGAAACAGTTTCCGCCCGGGCACCCCATGCGACCATCAAAGGAGTGCTCATCCAGCCCTACAGACCCGGTGGAGTGGAGGTGCTCCTGGGCTGCAAGCGTGATCCCTCCTTTGGACCGGTTCTGGTCTTTGGGCTGGGGGGAATTTATACCGAGCTGTTCCGGGACGTTTCCTTTGCCGTCGCGCCAATAAACCGGGAAGAGGCCCTGGACATGATCAGGGAAACCAGATCCTACCGCCTGCTCCAGGGGTACCGGGGACAGCCCCCGGCAGATATCGAAGCCCTGGTGGAATGCCTCCTGCGCCTCAGCCAGCTGGTCACCCGGCGGCCTGAAATTATGGAAATGGACATCAACCCCCTTTTAGTTGGCCCGCAGGGCGCGGTGGCCGTAGACGCCCGCATAACCATAGGATGA
- a CDS encoding ARPP-1 family domain-containing protein, producing MTVLVDFLQTLRVGEPQAFENLTVFPLMGTQFQEPGYLLLDEALAYGLLEVREVSEAGSVNEVLVINKGDLPVLLMDGEILTGAKQNRVVNASILVAAHVALKIPVSCVEQGRWRYVSEKFTESRRFSYARLRAQKSAQVAESLQAFGAFSADQGAIWDEVERKQREMGAASSTGAVNSVYESHEEKLKKYCAAFSPLEGQVGAAVFINGRFVCLDAFDSPVTLHKLYTKMIESYALDALEQAGQDKKESEKKTTERLLEKIAAARVARYPSVGLGEDLRIKAKGLVGSCLALDGRVIHLALFAGADREVERRSGSLSRPGWRRRARL from the coding sequence GTGACAGTTCTGGTAGATTTCCTGCAAACTTTGCGGGTTGGTGAACCGCAGGCATTCGAGAACCTGACCGTCTTCCCGCTGATGGGGACGCAGTTTCAAGAGCCGGGCTACCTTTTGCTGGACGAAGCCCTGGCGTATGGCCTGCTCGAGGTGCGGGAGGTAAGCGAGGCCGGGAGCGTGAATGAAGTCCTGGTGATCAACAAAGGCGATCTCCCCGTCCTCCTCATGGACGGAGAGATCCTTACCGGGGCGAAGCAAAACCGGGTGGTAAACGCCAGCATCCTGGTGGCTGCCCATGTAGCCCTGAAAATCCCGGTCAGCTGCGTGGAGCAGGGCCGCTGGCGGTACGTTTCCGAGAAGTTCACGGAAAGCCGGCGCTTCTCCTATGCGCGCCTGCGTGCCCAGAAATCTGCGCAGGTTGCCGAGAGTCTCCAGGCTTTCGGGGCCTTTAGCGCGGATCAGGGCGCCATCTGGGATGAGGTTGAGCGCAAACAGAGGGAAATGGGAGCGGCGTCCTCCACCGGGGCGGTTAACAGTGTATACGAAAGCCATGAGGAAAAACTGAAAAAATACTGCGCGGCCTTTTCGCCCCTGGAGGGGCAGGTGGGCGCAGCCGTTTTCATCAACGGACGCTTCGTCTGCCTCGACGCCTTTGACAGCCCGGTTACTCTGCACAAGCTGTACACAAAAATGATCGAAAGCTACGCTCTGGATGCCCTGGAGCAGGCCGGCCAGGACAAAAAGGAGTCTGAAAAGAAAACGACCGAGAGGCTGCTGGAAAAAATAGCTGCCGCCCGGGTGGCGCGTTATCCTTCCGTGGGTTTGGGCGAAGACCTGCGCATTAAAGCTAAAGGACTGGTCGGCTCCTGCCTGGCCCTGGACGGCAGGGTGATCCACCTGGCTCTCTTCGCCGGAGCGGACCGGGAGGTGGAGAGAAGAAGCGGCTCGCTGAGCAGGCCGGGCTGGAGACGCAGGGCTCGACTGTAG
- a CDS encoding phage holin family protein — MRWLATICLNGLALLLIDLIVPGFRIVGIGPAVLAAFVLGLVNTFVRPVLLFLTLPLTVITLGLFIFVINAVTFTITAWLVPGFHVYSFGGAFWGALLTSVAGWVINILFKN, encoded by the coding sequence ATGCGCTGGCTTGCGACCATCTGCCTTAACGGGCTGGCTCTACTGTTGATTGATTTAATCGTACCGGGGTTTCGGATCGTGGGCATCGGCCCGGCGGTACTGGCAGCCTTTGTCCTGGGCCTGGTAAATACGTTTGTGCGGCCGGTGTTATTATTCCTTACCCTGCCGTTAACGGTCATTACCCTGGGCTTGTTTATCTTTGTCATCAATGCCGTAACCTTCACCATAACTGCCTGGCTGGTACCCGGTTTTCACGTCTATAGCTTTGGCGGTGCCTTCTGGGGGGCTCTCCTGACCAGTGTTGCGGGCTGGGTAATCAATATTTTATTTAAAAATTGA
- the pheA gene encoding prephenate dehydratase: MDKKIGYLGPCGTFSELAVRQYLARQPAGDVQMVALPSIYEVLAAVVQGEVTEAVVPLENSSEGAVNQTQDLLAHTFPDLRIKGEIILPVVHCLMAPPGVPLKTIERVLSHPHALAQCREFISRHLPGAQVVETASTAAAVHLVASTGAPWAAIGPVTAAREYGLEVLVEKINDCSGNATRFIVVGREDGGWAPDCKTTLIVSVAHRPGALYEVLGEFAARGINLTRIESRPSRRRLGEYLFFIDLVGHRHDKQVQEALEAVASRAELRVLGSYPADLSGPEHTADPVDKVKRSTDDNPGSSTVEAGFTGQAVSPSPVQWEEIERLREAIDEVDEQVVEMLARRNALVARIGKLKAGVCPVRDPHRESRVLARVRRLAQLKGVDPAMVEKVYRLIIQHAVRLQKEQQGGARAACTPPAGDF; encoded by the coding sequence ATGGACAAAAAAATTGGTTACCTTGGCCCATGTGGTACCTTCTCGGAACTGGCGGTACGGCAGTACCTGGCCCGGCAGCCGGCAGGGGATGTCCAAATGGTAGCCCTGCCGTCCATATACGAGGTGCTTGCGGCGGTGGTGCAGGGAGAAGTGACCGAAGCGGTGGTGCCGCTGGAGAACTCCAGTGAAGGGGCGGTTAATCAGACTCAGGACCTGCTGGCCCATACTTTCCCGGACTTGCGCATTAAAGGGGAGATCATCCTGCCGGTGGTCCACTGCCTTATGGCTCCGCCGGGAGTACCGCTGAAGACAATTGAAAGGGTGCTTTCCCATCCCCATGCCCTGGCCCAGTGCCGGGAGTTCATCTCCAGACACCTGCCCGGAGCTCAGGTGGTGGAAACCGCCAGCACGGCCGCTGCCGTGCACCTGGTGGCTTCCACCGGTGCTCCCTGGGCAGCCATTGGCCCCGTAACGGCTGCCCGGGAGTACGGGCTGGAAGTGCTGGTGGAAAAAATCAATGATTGCTCCGGCAACGCCACCCGGTTTATCGTGGTCGGCCGTGAGGACGGCGGGTGGGCGCCGGACTGCAAAACAACCCTTATTGTTTCCGTGGCCCACCGCCCGGGAGCCCTGTACGAGGTGCTGGGAGAGTTTGCCGCAAGGGGGATCAACCTGACGCGTATAGAGTCCCGTCCCTCCAGGCGCCGTTTGGGGGAGTACCTGTTTTTCATCGATCTGGTGGGCCACCGGCATGATAAACAGGTACAGGAAGCTTTAGAAGCAGTGGCTTCCCGGGCAGAGCTGAGGGTGCTCGGTTCCTATCCCGCGGACTTGAGCGGGCCTGAGCATACTGCCGACCCGGTCGATAAAGTAAAGCGGTCTACTGACGACAACCCCGGCAGCTCAACAGTGGAGGCCGGGTTCACCGGGCAGGCGGTATCCCCATCCCCGGTACAATGGGAGGAAATTGAAAGGTTGCGAGAAGCCATCGATGAGGTGGATGAACAAGTGGTGGAAATGCTGGCCCGGCGTAACGCCCTGGTGGCCCGGATAGGGAAATTAAAGGCAGGCGTTTGCCCGGTGCGCGATCCCCACCGGGAATCCCGGGTGCTGGCCCGGGTGCGCCGCCTGGCCCAACTAAAAGGGGTGGATCCGGCGATGGTGGAAAAAGTATATCGTTTGATCATCCAGCATGCCGTACGCCTGCAAAAGGAACAGCAAGGAGGCGCCCGGGCCGCCTGCACCCCGCCTGCCGGTGACTTTTAA
- the aroF gene encoding 3-deoxy-7-phosphoheptulonate synthase gives MVVVMDGRASAEQVEAVIMRLEECGFSAHPIYGVRRIVIGAVGDRRVLNSLGLETMPGVERVVPIMKPYKLVSREAREENTVVRVGHVAIGGSQLAVIAGPCAVESREQLLAAAYMVQQAGAAILRGGAFKPRTSPYSFQGLGEEGLKLLAEAARQTGLATVTEVVDEHSLELAVEYVDMLQVGARNMQNFRLLQMVGRSGKPVLLKRGLSATVEEWLMAAEYIMSEGNGQIVLCERGIRTFEHSTRNTLDLSAVPLVKSLSHLPVIVDPSHATGDRRLVGPMARAAVAAGADGLLIEVHPEPTQALCDGPQSLTPAQFVSLMEELRAVAAAVGRAA, from the coding sequence ATGGTAGTAGTTATGGACGGGCGGGCTTCCGCCGAGCAGGTCGAGGCGGTAATTATGCGTCTGGAGGAATGCGGTTTTTCTGCCCACCCCATTTATGGGGTCAGACGGATTGTCATTGGCGCCGTAGGCGACCGGCGCGTACTTAATTCCCTGGGACTTGAAACCATGCCGGGGGTGGAGAGAGTCGTGCCGATCATGAAGCCTTACAAGCTGGTCAGCCGGGAAGCCAGGGAGGAAAATACCGTGGTCCGGGTAGGTCACGTGGCCATTGGCGGCAGCCAGCTGGCGGTCATTGCCGGACCCTGTGCCGTGGAAAGCCGGGAGCAGTTGCTTGCAGCAGCCTACATGGTGCAGCAGGCCGGTGCGGCTATTTTACGCGGCGGCGCTTTCAAACCCCGTACTTCCCCCTACAGCTTCCAGGGGCTAGGGGAAGAGGGCTTAAAACTGCTGGCGGAAGCGGCCCGCCAGACCGGCCTGGCCACAGTTACCGAGGTGGTGGATGAGCACAGTCTGGAACTGGCCGTTGAGTACGTTGATATGCTCCAGGTGGGGGCCAGGAACATGCAGAATTTCCGCCTCCTGCAGATGGTCGGCCGCTCGGGTAAGCCGGTACTGCTCAAACGCGGCCTGTCGGCTACAGTGGAAGAGTGGCTGATGGCGGCGGAGTACATCATGTCCGAAGGTAACGGGCAGATAGTCCTTTGCGAGCGGGGTATTCGTACCTTTGAGCATTCCACCCGCAACACCCTGGACTTGAGTGCTGTACCGCTGGTGAAGTCTTTAAGCCACCTGCCGGTGATTGTGGATCCCAGCCATGCCACGGGGGACCGCCGGCTGGTGGGCCCCATGGCCAGGGCGGCGGTGGCTGCCGGTGCCGATGGTTTGCTGATTGAAGTGCACCCCGAGCCCACGCAGGCCCTTTGTGACGGTCCCCAGTCCCTGACTCCGGCGCAGTTTGTTTCCCTGATGGAGGAATTGCGGGCGGTGGCTGCTGCCGTGGGGCGGGCGGCTTGA
- a CDS encoding CaiB/BaiF CoA transferase family protein, with the protein MYQVLENMKVLDLTRLLPGPYATMILADLGAEVLKIEDPGAGDYMREMGPRLGRESVWFHAVNRNKKSMRLNLKAPQGREVFLRLVREFNVVIESFRPGVMERLGLGYEILSSENPRLVYCALSGYGQDGPYSRRPGHDINYMAVAGALGLTGHRAGPPVLPGVQVADLSGGLMAVAGILAAYVKSLMTGRGAYVDVALTDTVVSWMTLYLTQYLAGAGEPHRGTEELNGGRTCYNIYATRDGCYVSVGNLEAKFWETFCSVAGRPDLLPLQHREDDEARQAVQEFFSSKTRAEIMELFGTVDTCIEPVLDVSEVPEHPQIKARNLFMELPTREGSITTVAQPLKLRGVEVKADFPAPGAGEHTAEILRRLGYREQDIEALKSAGVAG; encoded by the coding sequence TTGTACCAGGTTTTGGAAAACATGAAGGTTCTGGATTTAACGCGGCTGTTGCCCGGCCCCTATGCCACCATGATCCTGGCGGATCTGGGTGCGGAGGTGCTCAAGATCGAGGATCCGGGGGCGGGAGACTACATGCGGGAAATGGGACCGCGGTTGGGGCGGGAGAGCGTATGGTTTCACGCCGTCAACCGCAACAAGAAGTCCATGCGCTTGAACCTTAAAGCACCACAGGGGCGGGAAGTATTTCTGCGTTTGGTACGGGAATTTAACGTGGTGATCGAGAGTTTCAGGCCGGGAGTGATGGAGCGCCTGGGCTTGGGTTACGAAATTTTATCTTCCGAGAACCCCCGCCTGGTTTACTGTGCCTTAAGCGGTTACGGCCAGGATGGCCCTTACAGCCGGCGCCCGGGCCACGACATCAACTATATGGCCGTTGCCGGTGCCCTCGGTTTAACCGGCCACCGGGCGGGCCCACCCGTCCTGCCCGGCGTGCAGGTGGCCGACCTGAGCGGCGGGTTGATGGCGGTGGCGGGCATCCTGGCGGCCTACGTAAAAAGCCTTATGACCGGCCGTGGCGCTTACGTAGATGTGGCTTTAACTGATACAGTGGTATCGTGGATGACCCTGTACCTCACCCAATACCTCGCGGGGGCCGGTGAGCCCCACCGCGGCACGGAAGAACTGAACGGGGGCCGGACCTGTTACAACATCTACGCTACCAGGGACGGTTGCTATGTCAGTGTGGGCAATCTCGAGGCCAAGTTCTGGGAGACTTTTTGTAGCGTTGCCGGGCGGCCGGACCTGCTGCCCCTGCAGCACAGGGAGGACGACGAGGCACGGCAGGCGGTGCAGGAGTTTTTTAGCAGTAAAACCCGCGCTGAAATCATGGAACTATTTGGTACAGTTGACACCTGTATCGAGCCCGTTCTGGATGTTAGCGAGGTGCCGGAGCATCCCCAGATTAAGGCCAGGAATTTATTTATGGAGCTTCCCACCAGGGAAGGGAGCATAACCACGGTTGCCCAGCCCCTCAAGTTGCGGGGCGTGGAGGTAAAAGCCGATTTCCCTGCCCCGGGGGCGGGGGAGCATACGGCGGAGATCCTGCGCCGCCTGGGCTACCGGGAGCAGGACATTGAAGCCTTGAAGTCTGCAGGGGTGGCGGGGTAG
- a CDS encoding 3'-5' exoribonuclease YhaM family protein, translated as MAELLVEQIRPGLNVRGVFALKSKRLLPYREVPGHFLAVTLVDRTGEVEGRLWEGAEEAGARLKVGDIVAVEAQAVAYNGAVQLRIDSIVKENGQIDPARFIPSAEGLEEARVKLQQLIDSLTNTYLKALLSLLFSNPDFYQAFCLAPAAAQYHHALLGGLLVHSVGVAAAADSIARDYPQADRDLLVAGALLHDIGKVYEYRCRGAIEQTDEGRLLGHIVSGALLLDRYIARVPDFPEDLRLKLLHMVISHHGRYEWQSPKRPKFLEAALLHQLDLLDAQADMFSRAAAGREDKDAPWTGWVKGLDRCVYCR; from the coding sequence ATGGCTGAACTGCTGGTTGAACAGATTCGCCCCGGGCTGAACGTGCGCGGGGTCTTCGCACTGAAGTCAAAAAGGCTCCTTCCCTACCGGGAGGTCCCGGGGCATTTTTTGGCGGTGACGCTTGTCGACCGAACCGGCGAAGTGGAGGGGCGGCTTTGGGAAGGGGCCGAGGAGGCCGGAGCCCGGCTGAAAGTGGGGGATATCGTTGCCGTGGAGGCCCAGGCCGTGGCGTACAACGGGGCGGTGCAGCTGCGCATCGATTCCATCGTTAAAGAGAATGGTCAAATTGATCCGGCAAGGTTCATCCCTTCCGCTGAAGGGTTGGAGGAAGCCAGAGTAAAGCTCCAACAGTTGATTGATTCATTAACCAATACATACTTAAAAGCACTGCTCTCCCTTCTTTTTTCTAATCCGGATTTTTATCAAGCCTTCTGCCTGGCCCCTGCCGCAGCTCAGTACCACCACGCCCTGCTGGGCGGGCTATTGGTCCACAGCGTCGGCGTGGCTGCCGCCGCGGACAGTATCGCCAGAGATTACCCCCAGGCCGACCGGGACCTTTTGGTGGCCGGGGCGCTCCTGCACGATATCGGCAAGGTGTATGAATACCGCTGCCGCGGTGCCATAGAGCAGACCGACGAAGGGCGGCTTTTAGGGCACATCGTTTCCGGAGCACTGCTCCTGGACCGTTATATAGCCAGGGTGCCGGATTTTCCGGAAGACCTGCGCCTGAAGCTATTGCATATGGTCATCAGCCACCACGGGCGCTACGAGTGGCAGTCGCCAAAACGGCCCAAGTTTTTGGAGGCGGCCCTGTTGCACCAGCTCGACCTGCTGGATGCTCAAGCGGACATGTTTTCCCGCGCCGCCGCCGGCAGGGAGGATAAGGACGCCCCCTGGACGGGCTGGGTGAAGGGGCTGGACCGGTGCGTTTACTGCCGGTGA